A portion of the Candidatus Omnitrophota bacterium genome contains these proteins:
- a CDS encoding thiamine pyrophosphate-dependent enzyme → MKKKIKEIQEAENNILFTRPVSLREAENHYCAGCGHGIVHRLVCRAIDEFGIREKVIAVAPVGCAVIAYDYWDFDVTEAPHGRTPAVATGIKRMRPDNIVFTYQGDGDLAAIGTAEIIHAANRGENITVIFVNNGVYGMTGGQMAPTTLAGQRTSTTIYGRSLRREGYPIKMLEMLAVLPGAKYLERVSVHSSQEVLRAKRAITKAFKMQIDNKGFSMVEVLSMCPTYWDMTPIQAADRIKNEVSTFYPLGVIKSC, encoded by the coding sequence ATGAAGAAAAAGATCAAAGAAATTCAGGAAGCGGAAAATAATATTTTGTTCACGCGGCCCGTGAGCCTTCGCGAAGCGGAAAACCACTATTGCGCCGGCTGCGGGCACGGCATAGTCCACAGGCTCGTATGCAGGGCGATCGACGAATTCGGCATACGCGAAAAGGTTATAGCCGTGGCGCCGGTCGGATGCGCGGTGATAGCGTATGATTATTGGGATTTCGACGTTACAGAAGCCCCGCACGGCAGGACGCCTGCAGTGGCGACGGGCATTAAAAGGATGAGGCCGGACAATATTGTATTTACGTATCAGGGCGACGGAGACCTCGCGGCCATAGGGACGGCGGAGATAATACACGCGGCTAACCGCGGAGAAAATATAACGGTAATATTCGTCAATAACGGCGTATACGGCATGACGGGCGGCCAGATGGCCCCTACGACGCTTGCGGGGCAGAGGACGAGCACCACGATTTACGGCAGGAGCCTGAGGCGCGAGGGCTATCCGATCAAGATGTTGGAGATGCTTGCGGTCCTTCCCGGTGCGAAATATCTGGAGCGCGTGTCGGTCCATTCATCGCAGGAAGTCTTGAGGGCTAAGCGCGCGATAACGAAGGCGTTTAAGATGCAGATAGATAACAAAGGTTTCTCGATGGTGGAGGTCCTGTCGATGTGCCCCACCTATTGGGATATGACGCCGATCCAGGCGGCTGACAGGATAAAGAACGAGGTCAGCACGTTCTATCCGCTCGGCGTAATAAAGAGTTGTTAA